From Kwoniella dendrophila CBS 6074 chromosome 11, complete sequence, a single genomic window includes:
- a CDS encoding mitochondria fission 1 protein: MPTELPYAAEAETSLGYEELQVLRTQYYKEIEQGHVTTQSKFNYGWGLVKSNAAELQTEGVKLLQEIYSASPAHRRECTYYIAVGYYKLKNYAYAKKFNDLLLSVEPENMQAQSLRSLIDQAVQRDGYIGMGLIAGAAAVTGLIITGLVKRSRR, from the exons ATGCCAACCGAGTTACCTTATGCTGCTGAAGCCGAAACTTCCCTTGGATATGAGGAATTGCAA GTTTTAAGGACGCAATATTACAAGGAGATAGAGCAAGGTCACGTTACCACTCAGAGTAAATTCAATTATG GTTGGGGTTTAGTTAAATCAAACGCTGCAGAGTTACAAACTGAGGGTGTTAAGTTACTACAGG AGATATATTCAGCATCTCCTGCTCATCGAAGAGAATGTACATACTATATCGCTGTTGGATattacaagttgaagaattatgCATATGCCAAGAAATTTAATG ATTTATTGTTATCGGTAGAACCAGAGAACATGCAAGCCCAATCGTTACGttcattgattgatcaagCTGTTCAAAGAGATGGTTATATTG GTATGGGTCTTATAGCTGGTGCAGCAGCTGTAACGGGATTGATAATTACAGGTTTAGTGAAACGTTCACGAAGATAA
- a CDS encoding inorganic pyrophosphatase has translation MSAEYQTRIIGAANTLEHRVFLEKEGKVVSPFHDIPLFADESKTVLNMVVEVPRWTNAKMEISKEEAFNPIKQDIKKGKLRYVRNCFPHHGYIWNYGAFPQTWEDPNVKHAETGANGDNDPLDVCEIGEAVGYVGQVKQVKVLGIMALLDEGETDWKVLVVDVNDPLAPRLNDIEDVERHLPGLIRATNEWFRIYKIPDGKPENVFAFSGEAKSKKYAVEIIHECHEAWRKLVHGETAASSEDYNLSISNISVKGSKGLVGTSDSVYTSIPADSRKPAAPIDPSIDKSFFISSASA, from the exons ATGTCTGCTGAATATCAAACTAGAATCATTGGC GCTGCCAACACCCTCG AACACCGAGTCTTCCTTGAAAAAGAGGGCAAGGTCGTTTCTCCTTTCCA CGATATCCCTCTCTTCGCTGATGAGTCCAAAACCGTCCTCAACA TGGTCGTTGAAGTTCCAAGATGGACTAACGCCAAGATGGAAATCTCAAAAGAAGAGGCTTTCAACCCTATcaaacaag ATATCAAAAAGGGTAAACTCAGATACGTCCGAAACTGTTTCCCTCACCATG GTTACATCTGGAACTACGGAGCTTTCCCACAAACATGGGAAGATCCTAACGTTAAACATGCTGAAACTGGTGCTAACGGAGATAATGATCCTTTGGATGTATGtgaaattggtgaagctGTTGGATACGTTGGACAAGTTAAACAAGTTAAAGTTTTAGGTATTATGgcattattagatgaaggtgaaactgattGGAAAgttttggttgttgatgtAAATGATCCATTAGCACCAAGattaaatgatattgaagatgttgaaagaCATTTACCAGGTTTAATTAGAGCTACAAATGAATGGTTCAGAATTTACAAAATTCCTGATGGTAAACCAGAAAACGTTTTCgctttttcaggtgaagctaaatcaaagaaatatGCTGTTGAAATCATTCATGAATGTCATGAAGCTTGGAGAAAATTAGTTCACGGTGAAACTGCCGCTTCAAGTGAGGATTACAACCTTTCAAT CTCCAACATCTCCGTTAAAGGATCTAAAGGTCTTGTCGGTACCTCAGACAGTGTTTACACTTCAATCCCAGCTGATTCAAGAAAACCTGCTGCTCCTATCGATCCATCCa TCGACAAgagtttcttcatctcttccGCCTCTGCTTGA